From the Perca flavescens isolate YP-PL-M2 chromosome 21, PFLA_1.0, whole genome shotgun sequence genome, one window contains:
- the egr2b gene encoding early growth response protein 2b produces MTAKTLEKVPVNLGGFVHPESVYSVDDIGSSLPTSVALFPNTDFGAHYDQMNVADGLMSADMSVEKRSLDLSSYSGGFSQSASHRNQTFTYMGKFSIDSQYPGNWNPEGVINIVSGIFNVAQPPPPPPPPSSSASSSPASSGSPNHFSSGNLSCTMAAQNQAEIDHHHHHHLYSPPPPYSSSGCGEMYQDPSAFLSTSTCPIASYPPPSYSSPKQPGGADAPGLFPIIPDYSGFFQPACQRDMHTAGIQDRKPFGPCPLDTFRVPPPLTPLNTIRNFTLGGPGSGGSEGGPPRLPSAYSPQNLPLRPILRPRKYPNRPSKTPIHERPYPCPAEGCDRRFSRSDELTRHIRIHTGHKPFQCRICMRNFSRSDHLTTHIRTHTGEKPFACDFCGRKFARSDERKRHTKIHLRQKERKSSTVSSSSSSSSSGVDRPGAISATSGICS; encoded by the exons aTGACGGCGAAAACTTTGGAGAAAGTGCCGGTGAATCTCGGAGGGTTCGTGCATCCAGAGAGCGTGTACTCGGTGGATGACATCGGCTCCAGTTTACCGACCTCTGTGGCTCTCTTCCCAAACACCGACTTCGGAGCTCATTACGATCAGATGAATGTGGCAG ATGGTTTGATGAGTGCAGACATGAGCGTAGAGAAGCGCTCTCTGGACCTCTCCTCCTACTCCGGCGGCTTCTCTCAGTCCGCATCCCACCGAAACCAGACCTTCACCTACATGGGGAAGTTCTCCATCGACTCTCAGTATCCAGGTAACTGGAACCCCGAGGGAGTGATCAACATCGTCTCGGGCATCTTCAACGTGGCCCAAccgccgcctcctcctcctcctccctcctcctcagcgTCCTCCTCCCCGGCTTCCTCAGGATCTCCCAATCACTTCTCCAGCGGAAATTTGAGTTGTACCATGGCGGCTCAGAACCAGGCAGAGAtagaccaccaccaccaccaccacctgtACTCCCCTCCGCCTCCATACTCCTCCTCTGGCTGCGGGGAGATGTACCAGGACCCCTCTGCGTTTTTGTCCACCTCTACCTGCCCCATCGCCTCTTACCCGCCGCCCTCCTACTCTTCACCCAAGCAGCCCGGCGGCGCAGACGCGCCGGGGCTCTTCCCCATCATCCCCGACTACTCGGGCTTCTTCCAGCCTGCATGCCAGCGGGACATGCACACGGCAGGTATCCAAGATCGGAAACCGTTCGGTCCATGTCCGCTCGATACATTCCGTGTCCCTCCACCCCTGACCCCGCTGAACACTATCAGGAACTTTACGCTGGGGGGTCCGGGTAGTGGTGGCTCTGAGGGAGGGCCGCCGAGGCTCCCTTCTGCCTACAGCCCTCAGAACCTGCCCCTAAGGCCGATCCTGCGGCCCAGAAAGTACCCGAACAGACCCAGCAAGACACCTATCCACGAGCGGCCGTACCCCTGTCCGGCGGAGGGCTGCGACCGGCGGTTCTCCCGCTCCGACGAACTGACCAGACACATCCGGATCCACACGGGACATAAACCGTTCCAGTGCCGCATCTGTATGCGCAACTTCAGCCGCAGCGACCACCTTACCACGCACATCCGCACGCACACGGGAGAGAAGCCGTTCGCGTGTGACTTCTGCGGCCGCAAATTCGCCCGGAGCGACGAGAGGAAGAGACACACTAAAATCCACCTGAGGCAGAAGGAGAGGAAGTCCTCCACTGTctcctcctcgtcctcgtcCAGCAGCTCCGGGGTGGACCGGCCAGGCGCCATCAGCGCAACCAGCGGGATTTGTTCATAG